One window of Microbacterium sediminis genomic DNA carries:
- a CDS encoding UDP-N-acetylmuramoyl-tripeptide--D-alanyl-D-alanine ligase, with amino-acid sequence MIALTLAEVAAAVSGELRLHGADTPETVVSGGVDTDSRNIAAGGVFVAKPGEATDGHLFVGKAVENGAALAIVERPVDEPVTQIVVADAVLALADLAREVVARVRALGALRIVGITGSNGKTTTKNMLAAILREEGETVAPVASFNNAVGAPLTMLRVTESTRFLVCEFGADAPGQIARLAGLVTPDVGVVLMVGMAHAGGFGGIEETVKAKSELVRAVREGGVAVLNADDPRVAGMAPIAAERGASVRWFGADASADVRRGEVTVSADGTATEVTVEGRTLPLHLKVLGAHHVSNALAAVAAATALGVAPDAAIERVAALELAERWRMQVLGNDRVRIINDAYNASPDSYHAALRTLAQITGPDERMVAVLGAMSELGEYDNAEHAKVALQAVRLRIPRIVVVGQEARGLYLSVIAEGSWDSEAVFFPTADEAYEYLMGELRDGDRVLVKSSNAAGLRFLGDRLGESFA; translated from the coding sequence ATGATCGCCCTGACCTTGGCCGAGGTCGCCGCCGCCGTGAGCGGCGAGCTCCGGCTCCACGGCGCCGACACCCCCGAGACCGTCGTCTCGGGCGGCGTCGACACCGACTCCCGCAACATCGCCGCGGGCGGCGTGTTCGTCGCCAAGCCCGGAGAGGCGACCGATGGCCACCTCTTCGTCGGCAAGGCCGTCGAGAACGGCGCCGCGCTGGCGATCGTCGAGCGGCCCGTGGACGAGCCCGTGACGCAGATCGTCGTCGCGGACGCCGTGCTCGCGCTGGCCGACCTGGCGCGCGAGGTCGTCGCCCGCGTGCGGGCGCTCGGCGCGCTGCGGATCGTGGGGATCACGGGATCCAACGGCAAGACGACGACCAAGAACATGCTCGCGGCGATCCTCCGCGAGGAGGGCGAGACCGTCGCGCCCGTCGCGTCGTTCAACAACGCCGTGGGCGCGCCGCTCACCATGCTGCGCGTGACCGAGTCCACCCGCTTCCTCGTGTGCGAGTTCGGCGCCGACGCGCCGGGCCAGATCGCGCGGCTCGCCGGCCTGGTCACCCCCGACGTGGGCGTGGTGCTCATGGTCGGCATGGCCCACGCGGGCGGCTTCGGCGGCATCGAGGAGACGGTCAAGGCGAAGTCCGAGCTCGTCCGCGCGGTGCGCGAGGGCGGCGTCGCCGTGCTCAACGCCGACGACCCGCGCGTGGCCGGCATGGCGCCGATCGCCGCCGAGCGCGGCGCCAGCGTGCGCTGGTTCGGCGCCGACGCATCGGCCGACGTGCGCCGCGGCGAGGTCACCGTGAGCGCCGACGGCACCGCGACCGAGGTCACGGTCGAGGGTCGCACGCTGCCGCTGCACCTGAAGGTGCTCGGCGCCCACCACGTGTCCAACGCCCTCGCGGCGGTCGCGGCCGCGACCGCGCTCGGCGTGGCGCCCGACGCGGCCATCGAGCGCGTGGCGGCGCTCGAGCTGGCCGAGCGCTGGCGCATGCAGGTGCTCGGCAACGACCGCGTGCGCATCATCAACGACGCCTACAACGCCAGCCCCGACTCGTACCACGCCGCCCTGCGCACGCTCGCGCAGATCACCGGCCCCGATGAGCGCATGGTGGCCGTGCTCGGCGCGATGAGCGAGCTGGGCGAGTACGACAACGCCGAGCACGCGAAGGTGGCGCTGCAGGCGGTGCGGCTGCGCATCCCGCGCATCGTCGTCGTCGGCCAGGAGGCCCGCGGCCTCTACCTGTCGGTCATCGCCGAGGGATCGTGGGACAGTGAGGCCGTGTTCTTTCCCACGGCGGACGAGGCGTACGAGTACCTCATGGGCGAGCTGCGCGACGGCGATCGCGTGCTCGTGAAGTCGTCCAACGCCGCGGGGCTGAGGTTCCTGGGCGATCGTCTGGGAGAATCGTTCGCGTGA
- the mraY gene encoding phospho-N-acetylmuramoyl-pentapeptide-transferase codes for MRSLLTAAAISFAFTLLLTPVFLRAFRRWGWAQVIRTPDDPRNPSHGAKRGTPTMGGVIFISGTILGYLVGCYAGNNPPTASALLVIWLMVGFGVVGFIDDWLKVRKQHFGGLGSWQKIVGQILVIIPFAIIAQNFPDDWGQKPGGFGISFFREIPWLSFAIVAPVLGWLLYLAWLALLGVGFSNATNITDGLDGLAAGVGIFVMGAYSLIAYWQFNQACTGEGLATVDQAACYTVRDPLDLAILAAAVVAGLVGYLWWNAPKAQVFMGDVGSMAIGGAVMGMAVLTHTELLGILIAGGFMIGPGSVVLQRLYFKATKGKRLFLMSPLHHHFELRGWAEVTIVVRFWIIAGILAVMGVGLMYVEWLSLL; via the coding sequence GTGAGATCACTTCTGACGGCAGCAGCGATCTCCTTCGCGTTCACGCTCCTCCTCACGCCGGTCTTCCTCCGGGCCTTCCGGCGCTGGGGATGGGCGCAGGTCATCCGCACCCCCGACGACCCCCGCAACCCCAGCCACGGCGCCAAGCGCGGCACGCCCACGATGGGCGGCGTCATCTTCATCAGCGGCACGATCCTCGGCTACCTCGTGGGCTGCTACGCGGGCAACAACCCGCCCACGGCCTCCGCACTGCTCGTCATCTGGCTCATGGTCGGCTTCGGCGTCGTCGGCTTCATCGACGACTGGCTCAAGGTCCGCAAGCAGCACTTCGGCGGTCTCGGCAGCTGGCAGAAGATCGTCGGCCAGATCCTCGTGATCATCCCCTTCGCGATCATCGCGCAGAACTTCCCCGACGACTGGGGTCAGAAACCCGGCGGGTTCGGCATCTCGTTCTTCCGCGAGATCCCGTGGCTGTCGTTCGCGATCGTCGCCCCCGTGCTGGGCTGGCTGCTGTACCTCGCGTGGCTCGCCCTGCTGGGTGTCGGCTTCTCGAACGCCACGAACATCACCGACGGCCTCGACGGGCTCGCCGCGGGCGTGGGCATCTTCGTGATGGGCGCCTACAGCCTCATCGCGTACTGGCAGTTCAACCAGGCCTGCACGGGCGAGGGCCTCGCGACCGTCGACCAGGCCGCGTGCTACACCGTGCGCGACCCGCTCGACCTGGCGATCCTCGCCGCCGCCGTCGTCGCGGGCCTCGTGGGCTACCTGTGGTGGAACGCGCCCAAGGCGCAGGTGTTCATGGGCGATGTGGGATCGATGGCCATCGGCGGCGCCGTCATGGGCATGGCGGTGCTCACGCACACCGAGCTGCTGGGCATCCTCATCGCCGGTGGCTTCATGATCGGCCCCGGCTCGGTGGTGCTGCAGCGTCTCTACTTCAAGGCGACCAAGGGCAAGCGGCTGTTCCTGATGAGCCCGCTGCACCACCACTTCGAGCTGCGCGGCTGGGCCGAGGTGACGATCGTCGTGCGGTTCTGGATCATCGCCGGCATCCTCGCCGTGATGGGAGTGGGTCTGATGTACGTCGAATGGCTGAGCCTGCTGTGA